The Corticium candelabrum chromosome 18, ooCorCand1.1, whole genome shotgun sequence genome includes a region encoding these proteins:
- the LOC134194033 gene encoding uncharacterized protein LOC134194033, with the protein MSEVRCVSRQGTEYYKLVSLESNFSRISRFWLMASLNSSIIAYDNSEKTLWKFENDVWTNVSTLPDNLQPFRDVEESKIFSCAVATNSASYIVFSLRDSRVLQFDLKRNEFIIENVAGDIPNVWYDQIVSSIFEDENIIIVFTINLRTSRTRIWKFIHENKVWFWKRLPNPDLAPSLTPEAAYDMQSNHLTFWGQFPETPDQRSWNKIIWNLDLASMQWFFKVKNQLWNDYCYEASSWIGSCFVALANDWYSQSIKTMIHNTTDNKWRLISNSSITVRYYTSFVAVNDTTAILFGGTNHITFSNETWIMHLKPLFMWRQAAGDMVHSVRPSARVGHAAAIMQSKMYVFGGGDVSSQCLNDLWMFDVKTERWSKLTALNIGPNFSKACTCLYSAVSTPGQLLITVMMEIHPNASNYRPLLETWMYLVDANTWQFVTSWHPTFYFLPNVKSFKSFYWKGFLVVFDFLQMNIKYLAVRCPAGFTSPNISEIPCNFCRKGYYRETEFDDPDCIPCPNGLTTAIIGARKIEECTVCNVDQCKYGNCVADFSKEGLRPACQCYVGFTGSTCQYPTYFLIGAGIILFVAVATAGVTAYLSVLNRKRKSERAWREEVTVLTNVWQIDEDEVTSGELLGSGASGSVYKGSYRNITVAVKKMVAVGLPKSIEDFETEIMFMRTVRHKNIVLFIGAGKSQPEDVPFLVMEYMERGSLRNVLYDLSIDIDYNRKLSFAMDSARGMHTLHTLEPPRIHRDLKSDNLLVSKDWIVKVADFGLGRDVSSIVTRNGQYSGRRCPSDQEHISLLPKRDGLSYTGVGTERWRAPELRLREPYDTSVDLYSFGIVFWEIWTRELPFNQYRFDHQVSEAVARNERPVIPEDCPQPLAMIMKSCWSSKPSDRLSFDKVILQLEYLDNI; encoded by the exons ATGTCTGAAGTCCGGTGTGTTAGTCGACAAGGCACAGAATACTACAAATTGGTTTCTCTAGAATCTAACTTTTCACGTATTTCACGCTTTTGGCTCATGGCTTCCTTAAATTCAAGCATCATCGCTTATGACAACAGTGAGAAAACTTTATGGAAGTTTGAAAATGACGTATGGACTAATGTCAGTACACTTCCCGATAATTTGCAGCCATTTCGAGACGTTGAAGAATCCAAGATATTCAGCTGTGCTGTTGCAACAAATAGTGCTAGTTACATCGTTTTCAGCCTTCGTGACAGCAGAGTCCTACAGTTTGACTTGAAACGAAATGAATTCATTATTGAAAATGTGGCAGGCGACATTCCTAATGTTTGGTATGACCAAATAGTGTCCAGCATTTTTGAAGACGAGAATATCATTATCGTCTTTACAATCAACTTGCGTACTAGTAGAACAAGAATATGGAAATTCATCCACGAAAACAAAGTTTGGTTTTGGAAAAGATTGCCAAATCCTGACTTGGCACCATCCCTTACACCCGAAGCGGCTTACGATATGCAAAGTAACCATTTAACATTTTGGGGACAATTTCCAGAGACACCTGATCAACGTTCGTGGAATAAAATCATATGGAACTTAGATTTGGCAAGTATGCAGTGGTTCTTCAAAGTCAAAAACCAACTTTGGAATGACTATTGTTACGAAGCTAGTAGCTGGATCGGTAgttgctttgttgcacttgcCAACGACTGGTACTCTCAAAGCATCAAAACAATGATTCATAATACAACTGACAATAAATGGAGATTGATATCCAATTCATCAATAACAGTGCGATATTATACGTCTTTTGTAGCTGTTAATGACACTACTGCTATCTTATTTGGTGGAACAAACCACATTACTTTTAGCAACGAAACGTGGATAATGCACCTTAAACCATTGTTTATGTGGAGACAAGCTGCAGGAGACATGGTGCATTCTGTCCGACCTAGCGCACGAGTGGGTCACGCAGCTGCTATAATGCAGTCCAAAATGTATGTGTTTGGTGGAGGAGATGTTTCTTCGCAATGTTTAAATGACCTCTGGATGTTTGACGTCAAAACCGAAAGATGGTCAAAACTGACAGCTCTCAATATAGGACCTAATTTCTCAAAGGCTTGTACGTGCTTATATTCTGCTGTCTCAACACCAGGCCAACTGCTAATCACTGTAATGATGGAAATCCATCCGAATGCCAGTAACTACCGTCCCCTACTAGAAACATGGATGTATCTTGTAGACGCCAATACTTGGCAATTCGTTACATCGTGGCATCCAACATTCTATTTTTTACCAAATGTAAAGTCATTCAAATCTTTCTATTGGAAAGGATTTCTTGTCGTTTTCGACTTCTTACAAATGAACATCAAGTATTTAGCGGTCAGATGTCCAGCTGGATTTACCTCACCTAACATATCCGAAATACCTTGCAATTTCTGCAGAAAAGGATATTACAGAGAAACGGAATTTGATGATCCAGACTGTATTCCGTGCCCAAACGGCCTAACGACCGCCATCATTGGAGCTCGCAAAATCGAAGAGTGTACTGTCTGCAATGTAGATCAATGCAAATACGGCAACTGTGTAGCTGATTTTAGCAAAGAAGGTCTACGACCAGCTTGTCAATGTTACGTCGGCTTCACCGGCTCTACATGCCAATATCCTACCTACTTTCTCATAGGAGCAGGAATCATTCTATTCGTTGCTGTAGCTACCGCTGGCGTTACAGCTTATCTTTCAGTGCTAAACAGAAAAAGGAAAAGCGAGCGTGCTTGGCGAGAAGAAGTTACTGTGTTAACTAACGTATGGCAAATAGATGAAGACGAAGTGACGTCAGGAGAACTACTTGGATCTGGTGCATCTGGATCCGTTTACAAAGGTTCATACAGAAATATCACTGTAGCTGTAAAGAAAATGGTGGCTGTCGGTCTTCCCAAGTCTATAGAAGACTTCGAAACGGAGATAATGTTTATGAGAACTGTAAGACACAAGAATATCGTTCTCTTCATTGGTGCAGGAAAGTCACAACCAGAAGACGTTCCTTTTCTTGTCATGGAATATATGGAGCGAGGATCTCTACGGAATGTACTATACGATTTATCGATTGATATCGACTATAACCGTAAGCTATCATTTGCCATGGATTCAGCAAGAGGTATGCATACTCTTCACACTTTGGAACCGCCTCGAATACATCGAGATTTGAAAAGCGATAATCTTCTGGTAAGCAAAGACTGGATCGTTAAAGTGGCTGATTTCGGTTTAGGGAGAGACGTTTCCAGTATCGTCACAAGAAATGGACAATATAGTGGACGCAGATGTCCCTCGGATCAAGAACATATTTCTCTACTTCCCAAACGAGATGGCTTGTCATATACAGGTGTCGGAACAGAGAGATGGCGAGCTCCAGAATTGAGACTTCGAGAACCATACGATACCTCAGTAGACTTGTACAG ttttggaattgtgttTTGGGAGATCTGGACAAGAGAGCTTCCATTCAATCAATACAGATTTGACCATCAAGTGAGTGAAGCCGTGGCTAGAAATGAAAGACCTGTAATTCCTGAAGATTGTCCACAACCGTTGGCAATGATCATGAAAAGCTGCTGGTCATCCAAACCATCAGACAGACTTTCGTTTGACAAAGTTATTTTACAACTTGAATATCTAGATAACATCTAG
- the LOC134193668 gene encoding uncharacterized protein K02A2.6-like, translated as MYLEGQPFVLVTDHKPLKYIMALSKPVPVTAAARIQRWCLSLGAFHYQIEFKTTHQHANCDGLSPLPLETEKSGTAEEEDEITLLHVSIVDKLPIRAKDIRQATRTDLELSQVMELLQQDWSTSPQQLEEKPFYSRRDELKVQQGILVRGARVIVPASLRHYVLETLHEGHLGIVKTKGVARSD; from the coding sequence ATGTATCTAGAGGGGCAACCGTTTGTGTTAGTGACCGATCACAAACCGCTGAAATACATTATGGCTCTGAGTAAGCCCGTTCCAGTGACAGCAGCTGCCAGAATACAGCGCTGGTGCCTTTCTTTGGGTGCTTTCCACTATCAAATTGAATTCAAGACCACCCACCAACACGCAAACTGTGACGGTCTTTCCCCACTACCGCTAGAAACCGAAAAAAGCGGGACGGCGGAAGAGGAAGATGAGATTACGCTTCTCCATGTCAGTATCGTCGACAAACTGCCAATCAGGGCCAAAGATATTCGACAAGCAACCCGAACTGACCTGGAACTGTCACAAGTAATGGAACTGTTACAACAAGACTGGAGCACCAGTCCACAACAGCTGGAGGAAAAGCCGTTTTACAGCCGCCGGGACGAGTTAAAAGTACAGCAAGGAATCCTTGTGCGTGGAGCTAGGGTCATAGTACCTGCCAGTCTAAGACACTATGTATTGGAGACACTGCACGAAGGCCATCTTGGTATAGTGAAAACTAAAGGCGTCGCCCGTTCAGATTAA
- the LOC134193669 gene encoding zinc finger MYM-type protein 1-like, with the protein MASLITILLLCACIRGSEADVGYKKVISSLLKIVLLCGKQGIAFRGHHDDCFNWEDTEYEHSNPGNFIELVCFRAETDNILSEHLKNSPRNARYTSKTIQNELIEVVGKYICNEIIAEVKKSKYYTVIVDEVTDISNKEQLSISLLFVYYGTVKEVFIAFVLVERITGKNFAAAILNWIQTVGLSPSDMRGQCYDGASKMSGARSGCSAVIQQQAPKAAYFHCAAHRLNLAVVSACKIQAFMNVEAYIGEIVRFFAFPPKRQRLFDKTMDKFLPKAKARKLKDACRTRRVQRIDSYTVFLELLPALHTSLQALVSPGQHKDFGTDWGWDGNTITKAKGYLYQLQSPSFLLCFKILLEILQCLKGLTGKLQMKASDVMYAYKQVQSVRLILQKMREDCVQEFNKIFAESLKLGQDLHGEDFELIKPRIAR; encoded by the exons ATGGCAAGCTTGATTACCATCTTGCTTCTCTG TGCTTGTATCCGAGGCTCGGAAGCGGATGTAGGCTACAAGAAAGTGATTTCGTCTCTGTTAAAAATAGTTTTGCTGTGTGGAAAACAAGGCATAGCGTTTCGTGGTCATCATGATGATTGTTTCAACTGGGAGGATACTGAGTATGAACACTCAAACCCAGGGAATTTCATTGAGCTTGTATGCTTTAGGGCTGAAACTGACAATATTCTCTCTGAACATCTCAAGAACTCACCAAGAAATGCTAGATACACATCCAAAACGATTCAAAACGAATTGATTGAAGTGGTTGGAAAGTACATCTGCAACGAAATCATAGCAGAGGTAAAGAAGAGCAAATACTACACTGTCATTGTTGATGAAGTCACTGATATTTCAAACAAAGAGCAGCTCTCAATTTCCCTTCTCTTCGTTTATTATGGTACTGTGAAGGAAGTATTCATTGCCTTTGTCTTAGTAGAAAGGATCACAGGAAAGaattttgctgcagcaattttAAACTGGATACAGACAGTTGGATTGTCACCAAGTGATATGCGAGGGCAGTGCTACGATGGAGCCAGTAAGATGTCTGGAGCAAGATCAGGATGTAGTGCTGttattcaacagcaagctccAAAGGCTGCCTATTTCCACTGTGCTGCTCATCGATTGAATCTTGCTGTAGTGTCTGCATGTAAGATCCAAGCATTCATGAATGTTGAGGCATACATCGGAGAAATTGTGAGGTTCTTCGCATTCCCTCCCAAAAGGCAACGACTGTTTGATAAGACAATGGATAAATTCCTTCCAAAAGCCAAGGCCCGAAAGCTCAAAGACGCCTGTAGAACAAGGAGGGTTCAACGTATTGATTCGTACACAGTCTTTCTTGAGTTGTTACCGGCACTTCACACATCTCTGCAAGCTTTGGTTTCTCCAGGACAACACAAAGACTTTGGTACTGATTGGGGCTGGGATGGCAATACAATCACAAAGGCGAAAGGCTATCTGTATCAGCTTCAGTCGCCTTCTTTCTTACTTTGCTTCAAGATTCTCCTTGAAATTTTGCAATGTCTCAAAGGCCTCACAGGCAAGCTTCAAATGAAAGCATCTGATGTTATGTATGCCTACAAGCAGGTTCAGTCAGTACGTTTAATCCTACAGAAAATGAGAGAGGACTGTGTCCAagaattcaataaaatctTTGCCGAAAGTCTTAAGTTAGGACAAGATCTCCATGGTGAAGATTTTGAGTTGATCAAACCGCGCATTGCAAGGTGA
- the LOC134193670 gene encoding TNF receptor-associated factor 6-like: MATAARGFDEEFVEPLSTRLTCPICHLAFREPVLTRCGHQFCSSCLTPCLQRSASCPVCRTKLDSSNIFPNNALKREILDLNIKFSLHETGCAWTGELRNSEVHDRECQYVDVACENECEQWIMRKDIDDHMTNDCPQRIVICKHCTENMKQAELKDHYEECDEYPIECRYKCGMMVQRCQMKDHIGRQGTCPNSLLDCDYEDNGCQFRGNRHDLCKHIENNIGLHFSLIASALKKTKEELKATKEELTETRDELEETKNELAETRDELTEARVQLSEEIHRRSLSLLPQTPKQFLFTWTIDNWQEKSRASKEEKSGMEWITSSFFYVYPGYHLYIDTYPNGDQAANRGHLGVFLYTTGGDFDRTLSWPFPYSFDFELIDQQVGGENICLHVPPDALGLSYRGYGSPQFASHQELESGCYIKDDSIRIKLCVHL, translated from the coding sequence ATGGCTACTGCAGCACGTGGTTTTGATGAGGAGTTTGTAGAACCGCTCAGTACCAGGTTGACATGCCCTATCTGTCATCTAGCATTTAGAGAACCAGTGCTAACTCGATGTGGCCACCAgttttgcagcagctgctTGACGCCATGTTTACAACGGTCTGCTTCTTGTCCTGTGTGTAGGACAAAATTGGATTCATCCAATATTTTTCCTAACAATGCACTGAAAAGAGAAATACTGGATTTGAATATCAAATTTAGTTTACACGAAACAGGATGTGCGTGGACTGGTGAACTAAGAAATAGCGAAGTACATGACAGAGAATGTCAGTATGTGGATGTTGCGTGTGAGAATGAATGTGAGCAATGGATAATGCGAAAAGACATTGATGATCATATGACAAATGATTGTCCTCAACGAATTGTCATCTGTAAGCATTGTACAGAGAATATGAAACAAGCAGAACTGAAAGATCATTACGAAGAATGTGATGAGTATCCTATAGAGTGTAGGTACAAGTGTGGCATGATGGTTCAGAGATGTCAAATGAAAGATCATATTGGCAGGCAGGGAACATGTCCAAACAGTCTTCTTGATTGTGATTACGAGGACAATGGCTGTCAGTTTAGAGGAAATCGTCATGATTTATGCAAACATATTGAAAACAACATtggtttgcattttagtttgaTTGCAAGTGCACTGAAAAAAACAAAAGAAGAACTAAAAGCTACTAAAGAAGAACTGACTGAAACTAGAGATGAATTGGAAGAAACTAAAAATGAATTGGCGGAAACTAGAGATGAACTGACAGAAGCAAGAGTGCAACTTTCGGAAGAGATACATAGGAGAAGCCTGTCACTTTTACCACAAACCCCAAAACAGTTTTTGTTTACCTGGACAATAGATAATTGGCAAGAGAAGTCGAGAGCATctaaagaagagaaaagtggCATGGAATGGATCACCAGCAGTTTCTTTTATGTTTATCCTGGGTATCACTTGTACATTGATACTTATCCAAATGGTGACCAAGCTGCCAACAGAGGCCATCTTGGTGTATTTCTGTATACAACTGGAGGTGATTTTGACAGGACTCTGAGTTGGCCTTTTCCATATTCTTTTGATTTTGAACTCATAGACCAACAAGTTGGAGGAGAGAATATTTGTCTGCATGTACCACCAGATGCATTAGGGTTGTCATATCGGGGATATGGTTCTCCCCAATTTGCTAGTCACCAGGAACTGGAGTCAGGTTGTTACATCAAAGATGATTCAATTCGTATAAAACTGTGTGTTCATCTTTAG